The genomic stretch TACACTGCGGGATTGGAACTCATTTGGTCTCATGAAGTTTGACTCTTGCGATTAGTTAATTAATGCAATTTAATCTAGGAAGGACACTCAGTTTATTTATATGTCACCctgtttttctcatttctcaCATTCACTCATTCATGCATAATCACCAGTAGGAATAGATTGTGGTGGTGTGCCAATTTATTACAACACAAAGCACCTACAAATAACTCACTCTTTGTGACAGAGTGATAGAGATCACTTTTCACAGTGATTTTTATGTGAACATGTTCAGACAAagacaacaaacaaataaaattgcCTACACAGTGACATTTACAACCAATACCACACAGAAAATAAACCAGGttcaaaaacattaaattgaGTAAAAAATAGAATTTAATCAATTAAATAGTCTTTCAAAGTACAAACATTGATTTGAAGCACTACATATTAAGTAGCTATTCTTTGCCATGTTAAATTTGCACTGATGCTATACAAGAATATGAGGTTTGGTAAATTATTGTAttgctcatttattttaatgcgCACATATTATATAGACCCTACAAATGACTTGGTTTACCCCCTTCAAATCTCACCCACCCAACATACAAAGTGAACCAGGCTCAACATCTGGATTCTGAGTGATACCAAAAACCCAACCTGTGATGTGTGTCAGTGaacattattttgttgttggttGTAGGGACCAAGAAAATATGGAAGTGAAATTAAAAgtagaaaaagaagaaagaaagattcCCAGTAGTTTAGAGCTTGTAATAAATGACCTGCAGTGCTCTGAGCTACTGTCCGAGAATATACACTGAATAACTTATTAGATATTGTAGAATGTAGGCcaacattttgtgaaatattttataCCATGTTCAGTGAAGATGCTATGTGAAATGAAAACAAGAGCTTGAGAGATGTATTCCAAACATCAAATacctgaacaaaataaaaacactagttGTTTGGCCATCTGGCACACTGCCCTCTGAGGTAGCCCTGTAGCCTGATCCCAGACAATCATGTTCAACAAAGATACAacttgcataaaaaaaaaaaaaaaaaaatgaattcaaaacATTCAGTTTGATCAGCTTAATCATAGTACCAACCCCAGAACAGTGCCCATGCTCAAGTAAAAATACCTTCATGTGAATGCAGTTTAGTTGTTTTATATACAAATTTTAGTGCGCCAAAAGTTGCATGAACACAGTACAAATAACAGGGACATTTATAACATCTGCTGGCTTTATTTTTCCATAATAAATTGCATGTTTCTACCAATTTAAATGGAACTATGAATGGTTAAATAACTACAGGCCCCTGGGCCTCTACGTACAGTATCGCTTGTCTGATGTTCATATCAAATAGCTGTAGAAGTAATTTGAAACTCtcataatgagaaaaaaactaaCTGAAAGAGGGATTTGAGGGATGACACAATGTTAACATCTAAAAGTGatcatagtttttgttttacttaagtGTGTTGCCCTGAACTCATTATAGACATGTTTGTTGGAGCAATGTAAAGGAGGGTTCTAATTTAAAATGCTCCATTACTTGGTGCAGAAAATTGTTACAACCTCACGGGTTTATTATACATACAGGCCTCACCAAACTGGTCACCAACACTTATACAAATTCCAAAAAGTACCGCTGTTCAAactaaaattttgaaaaaagaaaaaaaaaagaactttcaGGTATTTAGCTCCTGCCTCCACAAGGGGTCACTGTGTTGGGCATATCACCTCCACCTATTCAGTTTGGCAGTGGGATTTTTAGAAACTACAGTGAATATATTACTATGGGTAGAACTCATTATCtgtgcatatttttttttttttttatatttatacgcACATCAACAGATCTCTTCAATTGCACAGTTTTATAAAGCATTATGTTGTACACAAAAGGTTTACAGCTCTGATTTCAAAGCGGAGCTAACAGGCTCTGCATCTATAAACCAGCGTTTCAAGCCCAAACAAACAGCTCTTGGAGTCTTGAGCAGTTGTAAACAACTGTATATGGACATGAAAATCTAATCTTTTATCCACATTTTAAATGTGACAACAATTAAGCCATTATATTGCTTTTACTATATTGCAAGTAATTCCTATGAATTTGCCTACAATGGCACACTAATCTACAGTGAACACAAGCACTTTATGTGCATGTCAATCTGACCCTTCACTGGACCCTCTTTTgcttaaaacattttactatgGCTTCTATGAGGAGATTGCATTATTATAAGTCTTAACAGCAATGATTGCAATTTGCGCCTCCTCCAGTGGTTCATTGTTGTGAACACAAAATAAAGTACCGGTAGTAGTCAGGTCGGGTTCCTACATCAGTTGGTATTAATGATTTAGAAGCCACATAATGAAATTTGATGGTGACCATCTCGCCAGAAGCAGCCAAAACAAAGTTCTTGGACTACTTTTACTGTAGCAGCTCAAAGGGGAATGTTCTGCTGCTTAATTACTCTCTAGTGTTATTTCTTCATCGTCTTGAATATCTCTGTTGGTCTCACAAAATCAGTTTTGTTCTGCTCTAAGGAGAGTCCATCATGGCTTCCAGCATTTCCAGGAATAGTTTGTGCATGGGTACCCCTCCTCGCGTCTTAATGCTGTAGAAGGTGTTGAGCGCCCGGCCTGCAGTCTGTCTTAATAGAGGCAATGTTAAAAGGAGGCGTCCTGCCCGCTGGGGGTCGTCTGGGCGTCGCTGACATTCAAGCTCCAGCAGAGCTTGGTGCAGTAGGTCCCGCAGCTTTTGCACAGCTTCCATGTCCTCAATGTAAACTGAATCTAGCATAACACAAAGATAGGAAGAAAGTTACGATAATGTATCATTAACTCGTACAATTTACTCTCATCCCACACAATCAAAGCCGTTACCAAATTCTCAAAGTTACAATACCTGAGTTGGTGAGAGCAATGGCTTTTAGCATAACAAACTCTTCCCGGTCCAAGTTGAGGGTGCGGAAACGTCGGGCCAGTTGACTAATAGCTGCATTTAGTTCAGTTAGTCCCGCAGCTCGTGACATCTCTTCATCAAGGACAAAGTCTTCCGCAAACACTACCTCATCCTCACAACCTAGGGAACGATACGCAACACCCAAAACcagcacctccagccaaacGGACTGCAGCACTGACATCTGGTCTGCCAGGGACAATGACAAGAAGCCTGCAGGAGACcagacagatggacagaaaATGCAATCTCAATGCACAGCAGGAAATAGGTCATTAGTTTGACTATGCACATTCACTACGATTTGCTATGGCTTGGTAAAATATGCATTTCCTTACTGCTATATGAGTTTGGTTTATTCTGGATATAGAGTACATTCTTCACTCTCAACTAATCAAAGTTTGTGAACTGTTTGCCCAAGcacaaaaacatgcactatGCAGTAGATAGAGCATCAGAAAGTTAAACTACATTGGACTCTACACTCCTTACATCTGATTAGGTTGATTTTTATTGCTAATCCTGTACACTATTAATTACCTTTTTTATAGAACATAAAATTTTATTGGGTTTTTGCACCACTATCCATACCAGGAATGTGTTTGGCCCAGCCAATGATGACGACCAGTTCTCGGTCAGCCAGGTCACAGAGGGTGGTTAGTGTACGCTGAGCTGTGTCGGGCTGCAGTGGGTCCGGCATGGCAAATAATTTTTCAGGCTCTGCCACAAGCAGATGGGACACAATGATGTTGGAggaacctgaaaaaaaaaaatcatgagtaaaacagaaaaacatataCAATCTATGAGATTGtcctaaaaacacatttttaaatatttatcaattTGCCAAATTATCTGCACTAGAAGCATTGTGTTGTAATGGTTGTCAGAAAAGTCATGTCACCTTTTTCACTCTCCTTGGTGAGTGGCAATGGGGCATTCTGGTATGTAGCATTTTCCACATCTGGTCGTCTCTTGTACTTTTGTCTTCCACCTCTGACTCTATCAAGGCGAActcctaaataataataaagcgtaTTCAAATCAAATCCAATAAAATTAATCAAAGTTATAAGTCTGCATACAATTGGCACTCACCCTCTTTTAACATGCCTACTTTGAGGCACTTGGTGAAGCGGCATGCCTGGCAAGCCTTTCTACGCCTTTTGGTGATTTCACACTCATTTGATGCTGGACAGCTGTACTCAATGTTACCTACAATGGAAAAGGAATTGCATTATTAAAATGGCTGGGTTAGGCTagatacaaaatatatacatttctgGTTTTAATTTCACTGTAATTAGGTGCAGAAGGCTCCTTGTTTCAACTTATTATATAATACTCATAATGTTCATTCAGATGTAATGTAAACTTTAAATGTAAACATTTATACCATTACGCTGTCTGATAAGAAAAAGCTACAGTTACCAAATCACACTAGCACCCAACCTTGGATGGTTCTCTTGAAGAAAGCTTTGCAGGCTTCACATGAGGCAACACCGTAGTGGTAACCGGAGGCAACATCACCACAAACTAAACACAGCCGTTTGGGTAGTGTACTGAGGGCATACTTGCAGCGGCCCGCCCCATTTCCAGTGGAGCCTTCTTCAGCTACATCACCACCTTCGTCCTTAAAGTGACAACGTAAAGCTGGtgtgtagagaggaggagagtaccGCTTAGCACTGTCTCCTCTAGTCCCACCACCTCCACTCTGTGATGAGTCTGAGGAGGCTCCACCGGGACTGGTGcgtcctcctccaccacccTCTGGACTACTGGGCTCTGCCTTTATGTACACGTCGGAACGGCGCTCTCTGGAAGACATGATGCCTGttggaaataaaaacatcacaatgaGTAAAAATGATTGACACAAGTGATCTTTCAAAACAGCTTCATCGGCTGCACTGGCAGTTTCATTAAAATGTAGTGGACAACTGTGGTGATATCTTCTTTATCCAAAGCAGAGGATAACCAGTATTGAGATGGCAGTGACAGCATAAAGGTCACTAATACCACCAAACCATGCCAAGTGCAATGTTTTGAGAGACAAACagtcaaatgtaaaaacaaacaaaacagtacaTTAATGTAGTTGgaacaatgttttgaaaatgcactgACACTATAGTTTTGAAGGCATGTTTCCGTGTGGTCAGCTATATGCTCCTACATTTTCAGATTATGGATTTACTTTGAACACAGAGCAGTAGTAACAGAAGTAGTTGTAGGTTgagtacaaaagtaaaagctTAATGTACATGACTTGGAGTTTGCCCTCAGCTCATTACTAACAGTGGAGGGTTAAAGCAGTCTTTGTGTAGTTTTAATTCATC from Periophthalmus magnuspinnatus isolate fPerMag1 chromosome 14, fPerMag1.2.pri, whole genome shotgun sequence encodes the following:
- the esrra gene encoding steroid hormone receptor ERR1, yielding MSSRERRSDVYIKAEPSSPEGGGGGRTSPGGASSDSSQSGGGGTRGDSAKRYSPPLYTPALRCHFKDEGGDVAEEGSTGNGAGRCKYALSTLPKRLCLVCGDVASGYHYGVASCEACKAFFKRTIQGNIEYSCPASNECEITKRRRKACQACRFTKCLKVGMLKEGVRLDRVRGGRQKYKRRPDVENATYQNAPLPLTKESEKGSSNIIVSHLLVAEPEKLFAMPDPLQPDTAQRTLTTLCDLADRELVVIIGWAKHIPGFLSLSLADQMSVLQSVWLEVLVLGVAYRSLGCEDEVVFAEDFVLDEEMSRAAGLTELNAAISQLARRFRTLNLDREEFVMLKAIALTNSDSVYIEDMEAVQKLRDLLHQALLELECQRRPDDPQRAGRLLLTLPLLRQTAGRALNTFYSIKTRGGVPMHKLFLEMLEAMMDSP